GAGTTTGGCTTTAAAGGATTGGTCAAGTTTATTCATACAACTTACCACACCGAAAAAGGTTTCAGTATAAGGTTTGATGACAGAGATGATCCATGGCCAGAAATCTATGAAGCCATTACCAATAAACACTTTGAATCTGACATTCAGTACATCGCCATTTATATCAGTCCATTCTCCAAAAATGCTCCAGACAAATCAAGAAGGAAGATATACTACAAGCTGAAAGAATTGCTACTGAAAGAAGGCGTATCCTCACAGGTAATTGACGGAGAGAAGGTATTGACCAACGAAAAGTACTATTACAGCCTACCGAATATTGCTATCGCCATTTTAGCCAAACTGAACGGCATCCCTTGGAAGCTGGATACAAAGCTCAAAAATGAATTGATAGTAGGCATTGGAGCATTTAGAAACTCAGAAGTTGACATACAATATATAGGAAGTGCTTTTAGCTTCGCTAACAATGGGAAATTCAACCGTTTTGAGTGCTTCCAAAAAGACCAAACAAAGGAGTTAGCAGGTTCAATTATCAGGGCAGTAAAGGAGTATGCTAATGTAAATACAGGCATCAAACGGCTTGTGATACACTTCTACAAGAGTATGAGGCAAGATGAACTTCAACCAATAGAAGACGGCCTCAAAGACCTTGGATTAGACATTCCGGTATTTATAGTGTCCATCAACAAAACAGAATCCTCAGACATTGTTGCATTTGACAACAGTTGGAAAGACCTTATGCCAATGAGTGGCACATTCATAAAGGTTGGGTACAATAAATTCCTGCTATTCAACAACACACGATACAATCCAAAATTTTACAGCTTCCATGACGGTTTTCCGTTCCCGATCAAGCTGAAAATCTTTTGCACAGAAAAAGAGCTGGTAGAGGAATATAAGACCGTAAAAGAATTGATAGATCAGGTGTATCAGTTCAGCCGTATGTATTGGAAATCAGTAAGACAACAGAACTTACCAGTTACCATCAAATACCCTGAAATGGTCGCAGAAATGCTCCCTCATTTTGATGGTAATGAAATACCTGAATTTGGAAAAGACAACCTTTGGTTCTTGTAATGGACAGAATAGAAGAAATATTTAAAATTAAGGACGTAAAGCCGACTGCTGTAAGGATAGTAGTACTGCGCTACCTATTAGAACAAAAGAAAGCACAGTCTTTAAAGGACATTGAAGTTGGTCTCGATCAATCAGACAGAAGTTCAATTTTTCGCACACTAAAAACTTTTGAAGATCATAAGGTGATCCATAGTATCGAAGATGGCTCAGGGATGACCAAGTATGCTGTATGTGTAGAAGGCTGCAATTGCGATCCAAAAGACCTTCATTATCATTTCTATTGCACTTCATGTGAAATGACTTTTTGCCTTTTAGACCACCCTATTCCTTTAGTCAATCTACCAAATAATTTTAAAATGGCACAAGCTAACATGGTCATTAAAGGATTATGCGATAAGTGTAACCAATAACCTTTGCAATCGGGTTGCACTATCGCTTCATTATCTTTGTGACCAATGAAGTATTTATCTTTGATATTCGCCACGTTTACGCTGATGCTCTCCACAGTCCCTATTGAGGGAGCTTGTCGTAGTAACTCGTATGATGGTGTTTACAACTACTCAAATACAGAATCTAGTCAGCAGGAGAGCGGAAATCAGGATAACGAAAATTGCCCCCCACTCTGCGGTTGTCAATGTAGTCATGTACATGCAATCTCTTTTGGAAACAATAGGGTAATTATCAATCTGGTATTTGCGGATAATAATAAGTTGCCCAGAAACTACAACAATGGTATTTCTTTTAATTTAATCAATGCCATTTGGCATCCCCCAAAGTTCTCCGAATAGGTTATTGCTTACTTATTCAAAGGTATTAACACATGTGATTTTCAAGTCACATGTGTGATATTCAATAACCACCACTACGCCTACAGTCCAATAGAACAGTACGGCTTGTATTTCCAAATCAACATGTTTAAAA
The Croceimicrobium hydrocarbonivorans genome window above contains:
- a CDS encoding DUF6660 family protein, which translates into the protein MKYLSLIFATFTLMLSTVPIEGACRSNSYDGVYNYSNTESSQQESGNQDNENCPPLCGCQCSHVHAISFGNNRVIINLVFADNNKLPRNYNNGISFNLINAIWHPPKFSE
- a CDS encoding Fur family transcriptional regulator; the protein is MDRIEEIFKIKDVKPTAVRIVVLRYLLEQKKAQSLKDIEVGLDQSDRSSIFRTLKTFEDHKVIHSIEDGSGMTKYAVCVEGCNCDPKDLHYHFYCTSCEMTFCLLDHPIPLVNLPNNFKMAQANMVIKGLCDKCNQ
- a CDS encoding Piwi domain-containing protein codes for the protein MPNHTFNILTFNHPQEEQTFYFTDQEHDNLTRIYKSLVPDEVIEKYGEQDHYYTSFTVEQDGFLAVSKPTTPLFETKTNEAGEERSYAVRNSTFSSSVLKRYYNSLIHSHFKGKGFLVKPNFISDTEVWLPSEKQDTTGQYKIFDRFSLKVQFKTVSDSLELLVTFEGKSKIFKVPVSTLLEDVSPTDINWVVYEKGLYRFDELPDSGKREYDKVYPVWNFEIRDALMQGTEAPDKTNKYKKFREGIDKFYNQYLNTEEFKAIIPITSNGFIAVNKINIGSVNNSSNRLLFGEEKSGIVPMDGMKEHGPFGLSPTTKIHYFFIFHKDDQPIAEKMDSYFKGTEFGFKGLVKFIHTTYHTEKGFSIRFDDRDDPWPEIYEAITNKHFESDIQYIAIYISPFSKNAPDKSRRKIYYKLKELLLKEGVSSQVIDGEKVLTNEKYYYSLPNIAIAILAKLNGIPWKLDTKLKNELIVGIGAFRNSEVDIQYIGSAFSFANNGKFNRFECFQKDQTKELAGSIIRAVKEYANVNTGIKRLVIHFYKSMRQDELQPIEDGLKDLGLDIPVFIVSINKTESSDIVAFDNSWKDLMPMSGTFIKVGYNKFLLFNNTRYNPKFYSFHDGFPFPIKLKIFCTEKELVEEYKTVKELIDQVYQFSRMYWKSVRQQNLPVTIKYPEMVAEMLPHFDGNEIPEFGKDNLWFL